In a single window of the Thamnophis elegans isolate rThaEle1 chromosome 8, rThaEle1.pri, whole genome shotgun sequence genome:
- the LOC116512054 gene encoding mas-related G-protein coupled receptor member X4-like, translated as MLIICCIGIPLNGIVIWLLGFQIKRNPFTVLILNLAIADFGLLVSLAIFCTCFIIYFWNFTIPSMILSHIMYINGLFLLAAISIDRCMCVLFPIWHRCSRPKHLSPIIKRRKLVVMILITLLCFLIFNLPLNIYGFYAVYIHINNNPVFFFSKFIYFGASLNSSVNPVIYYLVGRKRQAQTRESIKVVFQRVFKEDGAPESREISTNRASTPL; from the exons ATGTTAATCATCTGCTGTATTGGAATCCCATTAAATGGAATTGTTATCTGGCTTCTTGGTTTCCAGATTAAGAGAAACCCTTTCACTGTGTTGATTCTGAATTTAGCAATTGCTGACTTTGGATTACTTGTATCTTTGGCTATATTTTGCACTTGTTTTATTATATACTTCTGGAACTTCACAATTCCTTCAATGATTCTCTCCCACATCATGTATATCAATGGTCTCTTTCTTCTGGCAGCCATCAGCATTGACCGGTGTATGTGTGTCCTCTTCCCAATCTGGCATCGCTGTTCCCGGCCAAAACATTTGTCCCCTATT ATCAAACGTAGAAAACTGGTAGTGATGATCTTAATTACTCTTCTctgtttccttatttttaatCTTCCATTAAACATTTACGGGTTCTATGCTGTTTATATTCATATTAATAATAATccagtttttttcttctctaaGTTCATATATTTCGGTGCTTCCCTAAACAGCAGCGTTAATCCTGTGATCTATTATCTGGTTGGGAGAAAGAGACAAGCTCAGACCAGGGAGAGCATCAAGGTCGTTTTTCAAAGAGTCTTCAAGGAAGATGGAGCTCCTGAAAGCAGAGAGATATCTACAAACAGAGCTTCAACCCCTCTGTAA